In Candidatus Accumulibacter cognatus, the genomic window TCAAAAAGCTCTCAAGGGCAAGATTGACCCGAGCAAGATTTATCCCGTCGGTGAGGCGCTGAAGTTGAGCAAGGAGCTTGCAGCAGCGAAGTTCGACGAGTCGATTGATGTCGCCGTCTGTCTCGGAGTCGATCCTCGCAAGTCGGATCAAATCGTACGAGGTTCCGTCGTACTGCCGGCCGGGACCGGCAAGACGATTCGCATTGCCGTGTTCGCCCAGGGCGAAAAAGCCGCCGCAGCCAAGGCGGCTGGCGCCGATATCGTTGGATTCGAAGATCTGGCCACCGAGATCAAGTCTGGCGTGATCAACTTTGATCGGGTCATTGCCACCCCGGATGCCATGCGCGTGGTCGGTCAACTGGGTCAGATCCTGGGTCCGCGTGGCCTGATGCCAAACCCGAAGGTCGGCACGGTTACCATGGACGTGGTGACTGCCGTACAGAACGCCAAGGCCGGACAGGTCCAGTACCGTACCGACAAGGGTGGCATCATTCACAGTACGATCGGGCGCGCGTCTTTCGAAGCCGACAGACTGGCCATCAACCTCAAGGCGCTGCTTGACGCGCTGATCAAGGCCAAGCCGGCCACATCAAGGGGGCAGTATGTCCGGAGGGTCGCGGTGTCGAGCACGATGGGGCCGGGTATCCGCGTGGATGCGTCCACGATTTAGAAATTCAGCGGATTGCCTAGTGTAGTCCGCGCATGAGCTTTGCTGGGTGAGATCGGCAGTGCATCCGCAGTGCCGATCGATCGTCAAAGACCGCAGGTGCTGGAGGCGTTTGCCGAGGGCTTAAGTGTCGTGTTCGCGGCCTGCGTAGACGGTGTACTCCGAAAAGGATGGTCAGAGATGGGCTGTGTGCCCCTCATTGCAACTCCTGATCAAGGTCGCCGTGGGTGCGGTGCATTCGAAAGGATGTGCCGTTTTTTGACTTGATGGGAGGAGAAGGGCCTGTGGGTCTCAATCTTGATGAAAAGAAGGTCGTCGTCGCCGAGGTCTCGGCCAAGATGGCCAGTGCCCAGACGGTTGTGCTGGCCGAGTACAGTGGATTGCCGGTCGCTCATCTGACGCGTCTGCGAGCGCAGGCGCGTGCCTCGGGTGTCTATCTGCGGGTGCTGAAAAACACCCTGGTGCGGCGCGCGGTGCAGGGTACCCAGTTTGCCAGCCTCGCGGAGCAGATGACCGGGCCGCTGATCTATAGCGTTTCGGAGGATCCGGTCGCAGCAGCGAAAGTGCTCAACGACTTTGCAAAAACCAATGACAAGCTGATCTTACGAAGCGGCAGTTTTGCCGGAGAGCTTCTGGACAAGGCTGGCGTACAAGCGCTTGCGACGATTCCGAGTCGCAACGAATTGCTTGCCCAACTGCTTGGCGTCATGCAGGCACCGGTCACAGGTTTCGCCTGTGCGCTTTCTGCTTTGGCCAAGCAACGTGAAGAGGCGGTTGCCTGATCGTACTGTTTTTGTCCACTCAGATTTAGGAGTTATAAATTATGTCTATTACCCACGAAGACATTCTCGAAGCCGTTGGCGCGATGACTGTCATGGAACTGAACAGCCTGGTCAAGGCGTTCGAAGAAAAATTTGGTGTTTCAGCGGCGTCGATGGCCGTTGCTGCGCCGGGTGCGGCTGCACCAGTGGTTGAAGAGCAGACCGAGTTTACCGTCATCCTCGCGAGTTTTGGTGAGAAGAAGGTTGAAGTAATCAAGGTCGTTCGCGCAGCTACGGGTCTGGGTCTGAAGGAAGCCAAGGACCTGGTGGACGGCGCACCGAAGGCCGTCAAGGAGTCGATTTCGAAAGCTGATGCTGAAGCTCTCAAAAAACTTCTCGAGGACGCCGGAGCGAAGGTCGAGATCAAATAGTATCGGTCGAGCACGCTGGGCTGACGGCCTTGCGGTTGTCAGCCCTTTTCTGCTTTTCCGGAAACAGCTTTGCGTAGCCCCATTGGGATATAGGTGGTACATGTACTCCATGGTCAGGGCAACGTTGTGCAGCGCACAAACGCAAGTACGAGTAGCGAAGACAGGGCAGGGCATGTCGCTCTCCTCTCTGTATTGAGCTGGTCATTTTGCGTTTGTCCGTTGCGGACCGGCGGGTGTTGCGACCCTCGCCGGAGCGCTAGAGGATTTGCCTTCTGAGTTCGGAGCGACCATGACCTACTCCTACACCGAGAAAAAGCGTATCCGCAAGAGCTTCGCCAAGCGCTCTACCGTGCTTGACGTACCGTTCTTGCTGGCCACCCAGTTGGAGTCGTTCTCTGCCTTCTTGCAGGCAGGAGTGCCGCCGGCGCAGCGCAGTAACCAGGGTTTGCAGGCCGCCTTTTCCTCGATTTTTCCGATCGTCAGTCACAGCGGCAATGCACGTCTGGAGTTTGTCAGCTTTACGCTCTCCGATCCGGCTTTCGACGTCACGGAATGCCAGCAGCGTGGCCTGACTTTCGCGTCGGCCTTGCGGGCGAAGGTGCGCCTGGTCATTCTCGATCGAGAAGCACCGGATACCATCAAGGAAGTCAAGGAGCAGGAAGTCTATATGGGTGAAATTCCGCTCATGACGACAACCGGCTCCTTTGTCATCAATGGTACAGAAAGGGTCATTGTCTCGCAGCTTCACCGCTCACCGGGGGTGTTCTTCGAGCACGACCGTGGGAAGACGCATAGTTCTGGTAAGCTGCTCTTCTCCGCACGCGTCATTCCCTATCGCGGCTCATGGCTGGATTTCGAGTTCGATCCGAAGGATCTCCTGTTTTTTCGTGTCGACCGTCGCCGGAAGATGCCGGTCACCACGTTGTTGAAGGCGATCGGTCTGACGCCACAGCGCATCCTGCGCGAATTTTTCGAATTTGATACCTTTTATCTGGGCAGGCGGATCGTCGAGTTTGTGCTCGTTCCGGAGCGTTTACGAGGGGAAGTCGCGCGTTTCGACTTTAACGACACGTCAGGGAAGTTGATCATCGGCAAGGACAAACGGATTACTGCCAAACACATTCGTGAACTCGATCAGGCTGGGATTAGGCAGGTTGCGGTTCCGGATGATTTTCTGATTGGCCGTGTGATTGCCGAGGACATCATTGACAAGAGTAGTGGCGAGATCCTGGCCAATGCAAATGACCAAATCACCGAGAGCATGTTGGCGAAACTCTCCGAGTCTGGGGTCGAATCACTGCATACCCTGTACATCAACGACCTTGATCGCGGTGGCTTCATTTCGCAGACTTTGCGCACCGACGAAACCATCTCGCGGCAAGCTGCCCGCATTGCTATCTACCGAATGATGCGGCCCGGAGAACCACCAACCGAAGAAGCAGTGGAGATACTTTTTAACGGCCTGTTCTACTCAGACGACCGCTACGATCTGTCAGGGGTTGGCCGGATGAAGTTCAACCGCCGGGTTGCCCGGAAGGCGGTCATCGAATACAAGGTCATGCTCAAGCATGTGCCTTCCAAACGCGATGCGATCATCAAACTGATCAACGATCAGGTGGGTGATTCCGTCGCTGATGTCGAACAGGTGATAGCCGAGTTGAGCCATGGCCCGCGTGCGGTGGCAGAGAACCTGACCCGGGAAACTGCCATGACATTGTTCGAACAGTTGAAGGTACTGGGGGCTTCTGGTGAGGTGCGGGAACAACTGACGCTATCGCCGCGTGATATCGTTGAGGTCATCAAACTGCTCGTCGAACTGCGCAATGGTCGCGGAGAGATCGATGACATCGACCATCTGGGTAATCGCCGGGTCCGTTCGGTTGGCGAACTGGCCGAAAATCAGTTCCGCGCTGGGTTGGTGCGAGTCGAGCGTGCCGTGAAAGAGCGTTTGTCACAGGCTGAGTCCGACAATTTGATGCCACACGACCTCATCAACGCCAAACCAATCAGCGCTGCTGTCCGAGAGTTCTTCGGTTCCAGCCAGTTATCGCAGTTCATGGACCAGACCAACCCGCTTTCCGAGATTACACACAAGCGTCGCGTTTCAGCGCTCGGCCCGGGTGGTTTGACGCGTGAGCGAGCAGGCTTTGAAGTGCGGGACGTTCATCCGACCCACTACGGCCGCGTATGCCCGATCGAAACACCGGAAGGCCCGAATATCGGGCTGATCAATTCGCTGGCGCTTTATGCCCGTACCAATGAGTATGGGTTCCTGGAAACGCCGTACCGCAAGGTGGTCGATGGTCGGGTCACCGATCAGATCGAGTATCTGTCAGCTATCGAAGAGGGTGCCTATATCATTGCCCAGGCCAACTCCGATCTGGGTGATGGAGGTGTGTTGACCGATCAGTTGGTGACTTGTCGCGAGAAGGGTGAGACCATTCTCGCCGAGCCAGCGCGCGTTCAGTATATGGACGTGGCACCGAGCCAGATCGTGTCGGTGGCGGCATCGCTGATTCCCTTTCTTGAGCACGACGACGCCAATCGTGCGCTAATGGGTGCCAACATGCAGCGTCAGGCGGTTCCTTGCCTGCGTCCGGAAAAGCCCTTGGTGGGAACGGGGATCGAGCGAACGGTGGCGGTGGATTCGGGTACTGCGGTACAGGCGCTTCGCGGCGGGTTGGTCGATTACGTCGATGCCTCGCGTGTCGTGGTGCGGGTCAATGACGATGAAACTGGGCCAGGCGAAGTCGGTGTTGACATTTACAACTTGGTGAAGTACACGCGCTCCAACCAGAACACAAATATCAACCAGCGGCCGTTGGTTCGCGTCGGTGACCATATTGCCAGGGGTGACGTGGTGGCCGACGGGGCATCGACCGACAAGGGTGAACTGGCGCTCGGCCAGAACATGCTGGTCGCATTCATGCCCTGGAATGGTTATAACTTCGAGGACTCGATCCTGATTTCGGAACGCGTGGTTGCCGAAGACCGCTTTACCTCGATTCACATCGAGGAACTGACCGTCGTCGCGCGTGATACCAAGCTCGGCCCCGAGGAAATTACCCGTGACATCGCCTCTCTTGGTGAGTCACAGCTCTCCCGGCTTGACGAATCGGGAATTGTCCATATTGGTGCCGAGGTTGAAGCAGGCGATGTGCTGGTTGGCAAGGTGACGCCGAAAAGTGAAACACAGCTAACTCCGGAAGAGAAGCTGCTGCGTGCGATTTTTGGCGAGAAGGCATCTGACGTGAAAGACACCTCGCTGCGCGTTCAGTCGGGTATCTCCGGGACGGTCATCGACGTGCAGGTGTTTACCCGTGAGGGGATTGAGCGCGACAAGCGGGCACAGTCGATCATCGACGATCAATTGCGAAGCTACAAGCTTGACCTTGCCGATCAACTGCGCATTGTCGAACGCGATGCCTTTGCACGTGCCGCACGAATGATCGTCGGCAAGCCGGCGAATGGCGGACCAAAAAGGCTGGCCAAGGGCACGTTGGTCACCCAGGAATACCTCGACAGCCTCGATCCGCATCACTGGTTTGATATCCGGATGGCCGATGAGGAAGTCGCGCAGCAACTCGAATCGCTGCGTGAGGGGCTCGAACAGACCCGCAAGGAATTCGACATCGCATTTGAGGAAAAGCGCAAGAAGCTCACCCAGGGTGACGAGTTGCCGCCAGGTGTTCAGAAGATGGTCAAGGTGTACGTGGCCGTCAAGCGCCGACTGCAGGCTGGCGACAAAATGGCCGGACGGCATGGCAACAAGGGGGTGGTCTCGCGCATCGTACCGGTTGAAGACATGCCTTACATGGCCGATGGTCATCCCGTCGACATCGTTCTGAACCCGCTCGGGGTGCCTTCGCGGATGAACGTGGGCCAGATTCTCGAAGTCCACCTCGGGCTTGCAGCCAAGGGTCTGGGCCATAGAATTGGTGACATGCTGCGCCGTCAGTCGACAGCCGGAGAGATGCGGGCTTTTCTCGACAAAATCTACAACAGCACCGGCAAACCTGAGGACCTCGATCAACTGACTGATCACGAGATTCTTGAAATGGCAGGTAACCTTGAAGCTGGCGTGCCTTTTGCGACACCGGTTTTCGATGGTGCAAAGGAGTCCGAAATCAAGTCCGTCCTGGCACTGGCAGGCATGCCGCAGTCGGCCCAGATGACACTGTACGACGGGCGTACCGGCGAGCAGTTCGAGCGCCAGGTAACCGTAGGTTATATGCACGTCCTGAAGCTGCATCATCTGGTCGATGACAAGATGCACGCGCGTTCGACCGGACCGTACTCGCTGGTGACCCAGCAGCCACTCGGTGGCAAGGCTCAATTCGGTGGGCAACGCTTCGGTGAGATGGAGGTATGGGCGCTTGAGGCCTACGGTGCGTCCTACGTGCTGCAGGAAATGCTCACCGTCAAGTCCGACGACGTCAATGGCCGGACCAAGGTATACGAGAACATTGTTAAGGGTGACCACAAGATCGATGCCGGCATGCCGGAATCGTTCAACGTTCTGGTCAAGGAAATCCGTTCACTGGCGATCGATATTGATCTTGAACGCTTCTAATGGCTGTGCGGCGAGCGAGTAAGGTCTATTCTCCCGCCGCAAGGCCTTTTACCCCTGACAGCGCACTCCTCACAGGAGCAAAAGATGAAAGCATTGCTGGATTTGTTTAGGCAGGTGACGCAGGAAGAGCAGTTCGATGCGATCACCATCGGTCTGGCTTCGCCGGACAAGATTCGCTCATGGTCTTACGGCGAAGTCAAGAAGCCGGAGACGATCAACTACCGTACCTTCAAGCCGGAGCGTGATGGGCTGTTCTGTGCCAAGATTTTTGGTCCTATCAAGGACTACGAGTGTCTTTGCGGCAAGTACAAGCGGCTCAAGCATCGGGGCGTCATCTGTGAGAAATGCGGCGTTGAAGTGACGCTGGCCAAGGTGCG contains:
- the rplJ gene encoding 50S ribosomal protein L10, which translates into the protein MGLNLDEKKVVVAEVSAKMASAQTVVLAEYSGLPVAHLTRLRAQARASGVYLRVLKNTLVRRAVQGTQFASLAEQMTGPLIYSVSEDPVAAAKVLNDFAKTNDKLILRSGSFAGELLDKAGVQALATIPSRNELLAQLLGVMQAPVTGFACALSALAKQREEAVA
- the rplL gene encoding 50S ribosomal protein L7/L12, translating into MSITHEDILEAVGAMTVMELNSLVKAFEEKFGVSAASMAVAAPGAAAPVVEEQTEFTVILASFGEKKVEVIKVVRAATGLGLKEAKDLVDGAPKAVKESISKADAEALKKLLEDAGAKVEIK
- the rpoB gene encoding DNA-directed RNA polymerase subunit beta; this encodes MTYSYTEKKRIRKSFAKRSTVLDVPFLLATQLESFSAFLQAGVPPAQRSNQGLQAAFSSIFPIVSHSGNARLEFVSFTLSDPAFDVTECQQRGLTFASALRAKVRLVILDREAPDTIKEVKEQEVYMGEIPLMTTTGSFVINGTERVIVSQLHRSPGVFFEHDRGKTHSSGKLLFSARVIPYRGSWLDFEFDPKDLLFFRVDRRRKMPVTTLLKAIGLTPQRILREFFEFDTFYLGRRIVEFVLVPERLRGEVARFDFNDTSGKLIIGKDKRITAKHIRELDQAGIRQVAVPDDFLIGRVIAEDIIDKSSGEILANANDQITESMLAKLSESGVESLHTLYINDLDRGGFISQTLRTDETISRQAARIAIYRMMRPGEPPTEEAVEILFNGLFYSDDRYDLSGVGRMKFNRRVARKAVIEYKVMLKHVPSKRDAIIKLINDQVGDSVADVEQVIAELSHGPRAVAENLTRETAMTLFEQLKVLGASGEVREQLTLSPRDIVEVIKLLVELRNGRGEIDDIDHLGNRRVRSVGELAENQFRAGLVRVERAVKERLSQAESDNLMPHDLINAKPISAAVREFFGSSQLSQFMDQTNPLSEITHKRRVSALGPGGLTRERAGFEVRDVHPTHYGRVCPIETPEGPNIGLINSLALYARTNEYGFLETPYRKVVDGRVTDQIEYLSAIEEGAYIIAQANSDLGDGGVLTDQLVTCREKGETILAEPARVQYMDVAPSQIVSVAASLIPFLEHDDANRALMGANMQRQAVPCLRPEKPLVGTGIERTVAVDSGTAVQALRGGLVDYVDASRVVVRVNDDETGPGEVGVDIYNLVKYTRSNQNTNINQRPLVRVGDHIARGDVVADGASTDKGELALGQNMLVAFMPWNGYNFEDSILISERVVAEDRFTSIHIEELTVVARDTKLGPEEITRDIASLGESQLSRLDESGIVHIGAEVEAGDVLVGKVTPKSETQLTPEEKLLRAIFGEKASDVKDTSLRVQSGISGTVIDVQVFTREGIERDKRAQSIIDDQLRSYKLDLADQLRIVERDAFARAARMIVGKPANGGPKRLAKGTLVTQEYLDSLDPHHWFDIRMADEEVAQQLESLREGLEQTRKEFDIAFEEKRKKLTQGDELPPGVQKMVKVYVAVKRRLQAGDKMAGRHGNKGVVSRIVPVEDMPYMADGHPVDIVLNPLGVPSRMNVGQILEVHLGLAAKGLGHRIGDMLRRQSTAGEMRAFLDKIYNSTGKPEDLDQLTDHEILEMAGNLEAGVPFATPVFDGAKESEIKSVLALAGMPQSAQMTLYDGRTGEQFERQVTVGYMHVLKLHHLVDDKMHARSTGPYSLVTQQPLGGKAQFGGQRFGEMEVWALEAYGASYVLQEMLTVKSDDVNGRTKVYENIVKGDHKIDAGMPESFNVLVKEIRSLAIDIDLERF
- the rplA gene encoding 50S ribosomal protein L1; this translates as MATLSKRQKALKGKIDPSKIYPVGEALKLSKELAAAKFDESIDVAVCLGVDPRKSDQIVRGSVVLPAGTGKTIRIAVFAQGEKAAAAKAAGADIVGFEDLATEIKSGVINFDRVIATPDAMRVVGQLGQILGPRGLMPNPKVGTVTMDVVTAVQNAKAGQVQYRTDKGGIIHSTIGRASFEADRLAINLKALLDALIKAKPATSRGQYVRRVAVSSTMGPGIRVDASTI